A region of Peromyscus eremicus chromosome 17, PerEre_H2_v1, whole genome shotgun sequence DNA encodes the following proteins:
- the Dda1 gene encoding DET1- and DDB1-associated protein 1 isoform X3 has product MADFLKGLPVYNKSNFSRFHADSVCKASNRRPSVYLPTREYPSEQIIVTEKTNILLRYLHQQWDKKNAAKKRDQEQVEAEGESSAPPRKVARTDSPDMPEDT; this is encoded by the exons GCAGACTTTCTGAAAGGCTTGCCGGTCTACAACAAGAGCAACTTCAGCAGGTTCCACGCGGACTCCGTGTGCAAGGCCTCG AACCGCCGTCCCTCAGTGTACCTGCCGACCCGAGAGTACCCGTCAGAACAAA TCATTGTGACAGAAAAGACGAACATCCTCCTGCGGTACCTGCACCAGCAATGGGACAAAAAG aaTGCCGCCAAGAAGAGAGACCAAGAGCAGGTAGAGGCGGAGGGCGAGAGCTCAGCGCCACCCCGCAAGGTGGCCAGGACTGACAGCCCCGACATGCCTGAGGACACCTAG